Proteins encoded by one window of Chryseobacterium foetidum:
- the ahcY gene encoding adenosylhomocysteinase has protein sequence MSTTTQYVPYKVKDISLAEWGRKEITLAEAEMPGLMSIREEYGPSQPLKGARIAGCLHMTIQTAVLIETLVALGAEVTWSSCNIFSTQDHAAAAIAAAGIPVYAWKGLNEEDFDWCIEQTLFFGEDRKPLNMILDDGGDLTNMVFDRYPEFTKDIKGLSEETTTGVHRLYERMKNGTLVMPAINVNDSVTKSKFDNKYGCKESAVDAVRRATDIMLAGKRVVVCGYGDVGKGTAASFRGAGSIVTVTEIDPICALQAAMDGFEVKRLDTVVDNADIIITTTGNFNIVRGEHFLKMKDKAIVCNIGHFDNEIDMAWLNGKYGHTKSEVKPQVDIYTLEEGKEIIILAEGRLVNLGCATGHPSFVMSNSFSNQTLAQIELWNNSEAYGNEVYMLPKHLDEKVAALHLKKLSVELEVLSPEQAEYIGVEVQGPYKPEYYRY, from the coding sequence ATGAGTACAACAACACAATACGTTCCTTATAAAGTTAAGGACATCTCCCTTGCAGAATGGGGAAGAAAAGAAATTACCCTTGCTGAAGCAGAAATGCCGGGCTTGATGTCTATCCGTGAAGAATACGGACCGTCTCAGCCTTTGAAAGGTGCAAGAATCGCAGGATGTCTTCACATGACGATCCAGACTGCAGTTTTGATCGAGACTTTGGTTGCTTTGGGAGCTGAAGTTACATGGTCTTCTTGTAACATTTTCTCTACTCAGGATCATGCTGCTGCTGCAATTGCTGCTGCAGGAATCCCTGTGTACGCATGGAAAGGTCTTAACGAAGAAGATTTTGACTGGTGTATTGAGCAGACTCTTTTCTTCGGAGAAGACAGAAAGCCACTGAACATGATTTTGGATGATGGTGGAGATTTAACAAACATGGTTTTCGACAGATACCCAGAATTCACGAAAGACATCAAAGGTCTTTCTGAAGAAACGACTACAGGAGTTCACAGATTGTACGAAAGAATGAAAAACGGAACTTTGGTAATGCCTGCAATCAACGTAAATGATTCAGTGACAAAATCTAAGTTTGATAACAAATACGGTTGTAAAGAATCTGCAGTAGATGCGGTAAGAAGAGCAACTGACATCATGTTGGCTGGTAAAAGAGTGGTAGTTTGCGGATACGGAGACGTTGGTAAAGGTACTGCTGCTTCTTTCAGAGGTGCCGGTTCTATCGTTACTGTAACTGAAATCGACCCAATCTGTGCTTTACAGGCTGCAATGGACGGTTTTGAAGTGAAAAGATTAGATACTGTAGTTGATAATGCAGATATCATCATCACGACTACCGGTAACTTCAACATTGTAAGAGGAGAGCATTTCCTTAAAATGAAAGACAAAGCTATCGTTTGTAACATCGGTCACTTCGACAACGAAATCGATATGGCTTGGTTAAACGGTAAATACGGTCACACTAAATCTGAAGTGAAGCCACAGGTTGATATTTACACTCTTGAAGAAGGTAAAGAAATCATCATCCTTGCTGAAGGTAGATTGGTAAACTTGGGTTGCGCGACTGGTCACCCATCTTTTGTAATGTCTAACTCATTCTCTAACCAGACTTTGGCTCAAATCGAACTTTGGAACAATTCTGAAGCTTACGGAAACGAAGTTTACATGTTACCAAAACATTTAGATGAAAAAGTAGCAGCTCTTCACCTTAAGAAATTAAGCGTTGAGTTGGAAGTTCTTTCTCCCGAACAGGCTGAGTACATCGGTGTAGAAGTACAGGGACCTTACAAACCGGAATACTACAGATATTAA
- the yiaA gene encoding inner membrane protein YiaA, translated as MKKQGVSTAFVAASWVALGAGMIGFIVGLARAEMQLNEKGYYFTILLYGLFAVVSLQKAVRDRLENIKVTDIYYGICWFATLSSIVLLAIGLWNATILPSEKGFYGFAFLLALFGAIAVQKNTRDNMMQE; from the coding sequence ATGAAAAAACAGGGAGTTTCAACTGCATTCGTAGCCGCATCGTGGGTTGCGCTGGGTGCAGGAATGATAGGATTTATCGTCGGACTGGCCAGAGCCGAAATGCAGCTTAACGAAAAAGGATATTATTTCACCATCCTTCTTTACGGTTTATTTGCAGTAGTTTCGCTACAGAAAGCCGTTCGTGACAGACTAGAAAACATCAAAGTAACTGATATTTATTACGGCATCTGTTGGTTTGCGACACTTTCATCCATCGTTTTGCTGGCAATCGGCCTTTGGAATGCCACCATTTTACCAAGTGAAAAAGGATTTTACGGATTTGCATTTTTACTGGCTCTTTTCGGGGCAATTGCCGTCCAGAAAAATACGCGAGACAATATGATGCAGGAATAA
- a CDS encoding BspA family leucine-rich repeat surface protein has product MKKSIFTLIITLLCFFPKAQNEFITTWKPSNNHYILPNNPPFPSSATQAWAPFRGTDFTIYWEEVGYPAHNSTLNNVTSQYQVLLDFGTPFNPVPDNATYTVKVSNGNGNFHRVAFRESDLGNSLSSGMGDFSKIVEINNWGTAVWSSMHNAFNGCLYLNMIATDSPNLSMVTDMSYMFSGCSSMTGTNSINNWDTSTVTTLQGTFTSCMLFNQPIGNWNTSNVESMGAMFLMCQNFNQPIGNWDTSKVTAMDAMFNNARTFNQPIGNWNVASVDEMEFMFSNAWAFNQPIGNWNTSGVWQMNYMFLNAKAFNQPIGSWDTSSATAMHGMFQNATVFNQPIGNWNTSNVTTMNTMFQNASAFNQNIGSWNTSQVTTMQNMFTGAAGFNQSLGNWNLSSLLYASGMFQNSGLNCQNYDSTLYGWSQNPATPNNINISSASPMIYTHPAAVIARNYLISNKSWTITGDSYDDKCMSALSTHENILEGDFGFYPNPASDFIYFKNLKNGVSYRIFDSSGRLVLENVLEKNQIDIRNLAKGNYIIQIVSKNTVKSLKIVKN; this is encoded by the coding sequence ATGAAAAAATCAATCTTTACTTTAATCATCACGCTACTGTGTTTCTTTCCGAAGGCACAAAACGAATTTATCACCACATGGAAGCCCAGCAACAATCATTATATTCTTCCTAACAATCCACCTTTCCCCTCGTCTGCCACACAGGCATGGGCACCTTTCCGTGGAACAGATTTCACAATCTACTGGGAAGAAGTGGGCTATCCTGCACACAATTCTACTCTGAACAATGTCACTTCACAATACCAAGTTTTACTGGATTTTGGAACACCGTTCAATCCTGTGCCTGACAATGCAACATACACAGTAAAAGTAAGCAATGGCAATGGTAATTTTCACCGCGTAGCATTCAGAGAGAGTGATTTAGGAAACTCTTTAAGCAGCGGGATGGGAGACTTTTCAAAAATTGTGGAAATTAATAATTGGGGTACTGCTGTATGGTCTTCTATGCATAATGCATTTAACGGATGCCTTTACTTAAATATGATTGCCACAGATAGTCCCAATCTTTCTATGGTAACCGATATGTCGTATATGTTTAGCGGCTGCTCCTCTATGACTGGCACTAATTCTATAAATAACTGGGACACCTCAACAGTTACCACTTTACAGGGTACTTTCACTTCATGTATGCTGTTTAATCAACCTATCGGAAACTGGAATACCAGTAATGTAGAAAGCATGGGTGCCATGTTCCTGATGTGCCAGAACTTCAATCAACCCATCGGCAACTGGGATACTTCTAAAGTAACTGCCATGGATGCTATGTTTAATAATGCCAGAACTTTCAATCAGCCTATTGGGAACTGGAATGTTGCAAGTGTAGACGAAATGGAATTTATGTTTTCAAACGCCTGGGCTTTTAATCAACCTATCGGAAACTGGAACACATCCGGCGTGTGGCAGATGAACTACATGTTTCTGAATGCAAAAGCCTTCAACCAGCCGATTGGAAGCTGGGACACTTCAAGTGCAACAGCTATGCATGGAATGTTTCAAAACGCAACAGTTTTTAACCAACCCATAGGAAACTGGAATACTTCGAATGTGACTACTATGAATACAATGTTTCAAAATGCTTCAGCTTTTAATCAGAATATCGGAAGCTGGAATACGTCACAGGTTACCACGATGCAGAACATGTTCACCGGAGCTGCAGGTTTTAATCAAAGCCTTGGCAACTGGAACCTCAGTTCACTGCTTTATGCCAGCGGTATGTTTCAGAATTCGGGGTTAAACTGCCAAAATTATGACAGTACACTCTACGGATGGAGCCAAAACCCTGCGACACCCAATAATATCAACATCAGCAGCGCCTCGCCAATGATTTACACCCATCCTGCAGCGGTAATTGCAAGAAACTACCTTATCAGCAACAAATCATGGACGATTACAGGAGATTCTTACGATGACAAATGCATGTCTGCGCTCTCCACACACGAGAATATTTTAGAGGGTGATTTTGGTTTTTATCCTAATCCTGCATCAGACTTTATTTATTTTAAAAATTTAAAAAACGGTGTAAGCTACAGGATTTTCGACAGCAGCGGAAGGTTGGTTTTAGAAAATGTTTTAGAAAAAAACCAAATTGACATTAGAAATTTAGCTAAAGGAAACTACATTATTCAAATCGTAAGCAAAAACACAGTAAAAAGCCTTAAAATTGTAAAGAACTAA
- a CDS encoding BspA family leucine-rich repeat surface protein produces the protein MKWSVFTLVILLLCFFPKAQNEFITTWKPQNFPNAPLVQAPFASSSTQVWAPFQGNNYTVYWEEVGYPSHNMTMTNVTSASQLLLDFGTPLNPAAQLAMYRVKVSNGNGSFQRVAFRDNFQSSNMNYLMGDASKITEINQWGSTVWSSMEGAFYGCRNLNMTATDSPNLSSVSDLSYMFAECETLTGNTSFNNWNTSGVTTLLGTFSGCTLFNQPIGNWNTSNVQNMDRTFSLAQNFNQPIGNWNTSQVSTMVSMFNTAKSFNQPIGGWNVSNVTDMGVMFSNAWVFNQSIGNWNTSQVTNMTGMFFTAKAFNQPIGNWNTSSVTQMNSMFYGALLFNQPLANWNTANVTTANGMFFEAPVFNQNISSWNTSQLTSAQSMFSGASSFNQNLGSWNLSSLVTAFNMFYNSGLNCQNYDSTLYGWSLNPSTPNNVSLQSASPMNYTHPAAVAARNYLITTKGWTINGDTYNATCESDLSTSETALDKETSVYPNPASDFIFFKDLKDGLSYKVFDNSGRIVLQGKLNEDKIDVRNLTKGNYLLQIKTKNDVKNLKFIKN, from the coding sequence ATGAAATGGTCTGTTTTTACCCTTGTCATCTTGCTGCTGTGTTTCTTTCCGAAAGCACAGAACGAGTTTATTACAACATGGAAACCACAGAATTTCCCCAATGCACCCTTGGTTCAAGCGCCTTTTGCATCATCATCCACACAGGTTTGGGCACCTTTTCAGGGAAATAATTATACTGTGTACTGGGAAGAAGTAGGTTATCCATCACATAACATGACGATGACTAATGTTACATCTGCCAGTCAGCTGCTTCTTGATTTTGGTACACCACTTAATCCTGCAGCACAATTGGCTATGTACAGAGTAAAAGTAAGTAACGGGAATGGCAGCTTCCAGCGTGTTGCGTTCAGAGATAATTTTCAGAGCTCAAATATGAATTATTTAATGGGTGATGCTTCTAAGATTACAGAAATCAACCAGTGGGGTTCTACGGTCTGGTCATCTATGGAAGGGGCTTTTTATGGCTGCAGAAATTTGAATATGACAGCCACAGACAGCCCGAATCTCAGCAGTGTATCAGACTTATCTTACATGTTTGCAGAATGTGAAACGCTTACAGGCAATACTTCTTTTAATAACTGGAATACTTCTGGTGTGACTACATTGTTAGGAACTTTCAGCGGCTGTACTTTATTTAACCAACCTATAGGAAACTGGAATACATCAAACGTCCAGAACATGGACAGGACTTTTTCGCTGGCTCAAAACTTCAATCAGCCCATTGGAAACTGGAATACTTCCCAGGTCAGCACAATGGTGAGTATGTTTAATACGGCCAAAAGTTTCAATCAGCCTATCGGTGGCTGGAATGTATCTAACGTGACCGATATGGGAGTTATGTTTTCTAATGCATGGGTCTTTAATCAATCTATCGGAAACTGGAACACTTCTCAGGTAACAAATATGACCGGCATGTTTTTTACCGCAAAAGCTTTCAACCAACCGATTGGGAACTGGAATACCTCCAGTGTCACCCAAATGAACTCAATGTTTTACGGTGCTTTACTTTTTAATCAACCACTGGCAAACTGGAATACAGCTAATGTAACAACCGCTAATGGAATGTTTTTTGAAGCTCCGGTTTTTAACCAAAATATCAGCAGCTGGAATACATCACAGCTGACTTCTGCACAGAGCATGTTCAGCGGAGCATCAAGTTTTAATCAGAATCTGGGCAGCTGGAATTTATCATCGCTTGTTACCGCCTTTAATATGTTTTACAATTCTGGTTTAAACTGTCAGAACTACGACTCCACACTTTATGGATGGAGCTTGAATCCTTCAACCCCAAATAACGTCAGTCTCCAGAGTGCATCTCCGATGAATTACACCCACCCTGCTGCTGTTGCTGCAAGAAATTATCTCATCACCACCAAAGGCTGGACGATTAATGGAGACACTTACAATGCCACCTGCGAATCTGATCTCTCTACTTCAGAAACCGCATTAGATAAAGAAACTTCTGTTTACCCAAATCCTGCATCCGATTTTATATTCTTTAAAGATTTAAAAGACGGTCTGAGCTACAAAGTTTTCGACAACAGCGGAAGGATTGTTTTGCAGGGAAAATTGAATGAAGATAAAATTGATGTGAGAAATTTAACCAAAGGAAATTATCTGCTTCAGATCAAAACCAAAAACGATGTGAAAAATTTAAAATTTATTAAAAATTAA